One Polyangiaceae bacterium DNA window includes the following coding sequences:
- a CDS encoding IgGFc-binding protein: protein MNRSSWVTSIPLGLSALILGMAYVGCDDSYRTDTTTSSSGNGASGNSSGMGGSGGEVVFDPDGSVCEHVCSNDLRSVVDSCNDMVITACTADQGCLNGACIDNPCKAAEEAKSSAGCDYWALKTALRSTTSGACFAAFVANTWEKSVHINVAYDGSALDPAAFAYIPTIGAGGVVNYAPYDPVAGLPPGAVAILFLSRYSMGGSVIDCPKPAALGLETGFSGTGIGKAFHITTDYPVTAYQMVPFNGGTAAVTSATLLLPTSAWGTNYIAVNAYKAVPDPPLPQDPFGGYPSLAVLAKENNTKVTLLPKAAIKGGPGVAAAGRHARHVLLERRPIPPDHAN, encoded by the coding sequence GTGAACAGGTCGAGCTGGGTAACGAGCATTCCGCTTGGGCTTTCCGCGCTCATCTTGGGCATGGCTTACGTGGGTTGTGACGATTCGTATCGAACCGACACGACCACGAGCTCGTCCGGGAATGGCGCCAGTGGCAATAGCAGTGGAATGGGTGGTTCTGGTGGCGAAGTGGTGTTCGATCCCGACGGCAGCGTTTGCGAGCACGTTTGCTCGAACGATCTTCGGTCGGTCGTCGATAGCTGCAATGACATGGTGATTACCGCATGTACGGCGGATCAGGGCTGCCTGAACGGTGCGTGCATTGACAATCCTTGCAAAGCGGCTGAGGAAGCCAAGAGCTCCGCCGGTTGCGACTACTGGGCGCTCAAGACCGCGCTTCGGTCTACGACGTCGGGTGCATGTTTTGCCGCGTTCGTCGCCAACACATGGGAAAAGTCGGTGCACATCAACGTCGCTTATGACGGCAGTGCCCTCGATCCCGCCGCGTTTGCTTACATTCCGACGATCGGCGCCGGCGGCGTCGTCAACTACGCACCGTACGATCCCGTGGCTGGTTTGCCCCCAGGCGCGGTGGCTATCCTCTTCCTTTCCAGGTACTCGATGGGCGGCAGCGTGATCGATTGCCCGAAGCCCGCCGCCCTGGGCCTCGAGACCGGTTTTTCCGGTACAGGCATTGGCAAAGCCTTTCACATCACGACGGACTACCCCGTTACGGCCTATCAGATGGTGCCCTTCAACGGCGGGACCGCCGCCGTCACGTCCGCCACGTTGCTTCTCCCCACGAGTGCTTGGGGAACCAACTACATCGCCGTCAACGCATACAAGGCCGTGCCCGATCCGCCTCTGCCGCAAGATCCCTTTGGCGGCTACCCATCGCTCGCCGTCCTGGCCAAGGAAAACAATACGAAGGTGACGCTTTTGCCGAAGGCTGCGATCAAAGGTGGTCCCGGAGTTGCCGCCGCCGGCAGGCATGCCCGTCACGTACTCCTTGAACGCCGGCCAATTCCTCCAGATCACGCAAATTGA
- a CDS encoding IgGFc-binding protein — MPVTYSLNAGQFLQITQIDELTGSPLESDKPVGVFGASTCMQVPTTQTDCDSAQQQLPPVGALGNEYVAVRHKSRAVGMEEPARWRMVGVVDGTTLTWAPSKPPNAPTSIGLGEVVEFEDPGPFVVRAQDRARRSRRSVCPTRILRALGSSRSTRSKFRLRRSDAESGCALWAFPQRARFTLGSRLLRRFDATGCTT; from the coding sequence ATGCCCGTCACGTACTCCTTGAACGCCGGCCAATTCCTCCAGATCACGCAAATTGACGAGCTCACCGGCAGTCCTCTCGAATCGGACAAACCCGTGGGAGTCTTTGGTGCATCGACGTGCATGCAAGTTCCGACGACGCAAACGGATTGCGATTCGGCGCAGCAACAGTTGCCGCCGGTGGGCGCGCTTGGCAACGAATACGTGGCCGTGCGTCACAAGAGCCGCGCCGTCGGGATGGAGGAGCCTGCGCGCTGGCGTATGGTCGGCGTCGTCGATGGCACGACGCTGACGTGGGCTCCGTCGAAACCGCCGAATGCGCCGACGAGCATCGGCCTTGGTGAAGTGGTCGAGTTCGAGGATCCCGGGCCGTTCGTCGTACGGGCCCAAGACCGGGCACGACGCAGCAGACGCTCCGTGTGTCCTACGCGTATCCTGCGGGCGCTGGGTTCAAGCCGCTCAACGAGATCAAAGTTCCGCCTACGCCGAAGTGACGCGGAATCAGGGTGCGCGCTGTGGGCATTCCCGCAGCGCGCACGCTTCACGCTTGGCTCTCGCTTGCTACGTCGCTTTGATGCTACAGGGTGCACAACGTGA
- a CDS encoding OmpA family protein — MPLLEDRLRIGAEIFGSAGMLPETIGDLDALPLEWSLGARYALDKRKRMFAGLSGGSRMTGGYAPDFRIVAVFGGAIPFKDTDANSGEAKYVLREDVDTDKDGFPDYIDMCVLDPEDKQPPNPDDGCPNMPDTDNDGIPDGGDKCVNVAEDKDGIDDRDGCPEDDADKDGIPDNEDMCPKEPGEANEEDPSKHGCPQYVRRISGSSEIEITKQVDFEFDKAVIVPKSYPILDEVVKLLKANPEIKLLSVEGHTDNVGIPEYNEKLSAMRAEAVVQYLVNRGGIAPKRLVSKGWGTRKPKATNDTDEGRAQNRRVEFHIVTQAIEGR, encoded by the coding sequence GTGCCGCTTCTCGAGGACCGCTTGCGCATCGGAGCCGAAATTTTCGGCTCCGCAGGCATGCTCCCCGAAACGATCGGGGACCTCGACGCCTTGCCGCTCGAGTGGTCGCTCGGAGCTCGCTACGCGCTCGACAAACGCAAGCGCATGTTCGCCGGTTTGTCCGGAGGATCGCGCATGACGGGCGGTTATGCGCCCGATTTCCGCATCGTTGCCGTGTTCGGCGGGGCCATCCCGTTCAAGGACACCGATGCGAATTCAGGCGAAGCCAAGTACGTGCTCAGGGAAGATGTCGACACCGACAAGGACGGCTTCCCCGACTACATCGACATGTGCGTGCTCGACCCCGAGGACAAGCAGCCGCCGAATCCCGACGACGGGTGTCCGAACATGCCCGACACGGACAACGACGGCATTCCGGACGGCGGCGACAAGTGCGTGAACGTGGCCGAAGACAAGGACGGCATCGACGATCGCGATGGTTGTCCCGAGGATGATGCCGACAAGGACGGCATCCCGGACAACGAGGACATGTGTCCGAAAGAGCCGGGTGAAGCGAACGAAGAGGATCCGTCGAAGCACGGCTGTCCGCAGTACGTCCGGCGCATCAGCGGTTCGAGCGAGATCGAAATCACGAAGCAGGTGGACTTCGAGTTCGACAAGGCGGTGATCGTGCCGAAGAGTTACCCGATCCTCGACGAGGTCGTGAAGTTGCTCAAGGCAAACCCCGAGATCAAGCTGCTGAGCGTCGAGGGGCACACGGACAACGTGGGCATCCCCGAGTACAACGAGAAGCTCTCGGCGATGCGGGCCGAAGCCGTCGTGCAGTACTTGGTCAACCGCGGTGGCATCGCGCCGAAACGGCTCGTGTCCAAGGGGTGGGGAACGCGCAAGCCAAAGGCGACGAACGACACCGACGAAGGGCGTGCGCAGAATCGGCGCGTCGAGTTCCACATCGTGACGCAGGCCATCGAGGGACGGTGA
- a CDS encoding calcium-binding protein → MIKRVAMLLALAGGASLLQGCVGEAVTDGGAEQELTQEPTEEQPEVCWADFGPDAPGECEIGTTRPCDGYDPKGSNGFFGYCMEKCVNIDGKAVWGLKTNDFQCPFYESDYYIGTTQECHCWTPLVLSFENGPVEFTSQAGAAFDLSGVGMCHVSDWPTAATPWLALDRDEDGVIGDGAELFGSATRLAHLALAKNWLKHSVSWMRDHNGILNAHDPAFAKLVLWADKDLDRQSQPDGNSFTRSCRRPFDRFARFPRCAL, encoded by the coding sequence ATGATCAAGCGCGTCGCAATGTTATTGGCCTTGGCTGGCGGTGCTTCTCTTCTCCAGGGCTGCGTAGGTGAAGCCGTCACAGATGGTGGCGCCGAGCAAGAACTAACCCAAGAACCAACCGAAGAACAACCGGAGGTCTGCTGGGCCGATTTTGGTCCCGATGCACCAGGAGAATGCGAGATCGGAACGACTCGACCGTGTGACGGTTATGATCCCAAAGGTTCCAACGGTTTTTTCGGTTATTGCATGGAAAAGTGCGTGAATATCGATGGGAAGGCCGTGTGGGGCCTGAAAACCAATGATTTCCAGTGTCCGTTCTACGAATCAGATTATTACATTGGTACGACCCAGGAATGCCATTGCTGGACGCCGCTGGTATTGTCATTCGAAAATGGCCCAGTCGAGTTCACGAGCCAGGCAGGCGCCGCATTCGATCTGAGTGGTGTCGGAATGTGCCACGTCAGCGATTGGCCCACCGCCGCAACCCCGTGGCTCGCGCTGGATCGAGACGAGGATGGCGTCATTGGCGATGGCGCAGAACTTTTTGGATCGGCCACGCGCCTTGCGCATCTCGCGCTCGCAAAAAACTGGCTGAAGCACTCCGTGAGCTGGATGCGAGATCACAATGGCATCTTGAATGCACACGACCCCGCATTCGCCAAACTCGTACTCTGGGCAGATAAAGACCTGGACCGGCAAAGCCAGCCAGACGGAAATAGTTTCACTCGAAGCTGCCGGCGTCCGTTCGATCGATTTGCACGATTCCCGCGATGTGCGCTGTGA